The Myroides fluvii region CGATTAGAAGCCTATCAGCACTCATCTACAAAATACGAGTTAGAACCCGAAGAGCAATACAAACGTCAAATAAATGACAGTTTTAAAACCGAATACAAGCAACTGGAAGAAGCTCAAATATACTTTTTAGGTTGTTCCAATTCTTTATATACTAATCACTATGAAAGTCGATTAGAAGCTTTTAAAAATTCATATCCTGATGCCCAAGAACACAACTTTATTCACGATGAGTTACAGATATTGATAAACTTTGAACTACCAAACTATTTAGATGTCAATCTGATAAAGTCAATAGGTTACTCAATAGAACGAAATAAAGAGTTTCTGATTAAGAGATTGGAAGAGTTAGAATTTACAGTCAGTTTTTCTATTGATAAAGACGGTTTAGAAACATTGTCAATCAAGACCAATCAGAAAGATTTATCAATAAGTAAACAGAATATTTCCACGCTAAAGTGGAAAGCAAATGTTACTGACTTAGTAGAGTTAGGAATGGCTCTTATAGAAAGTAAATCTATAAATGTCGGTAAGGGAAAAGATAATCTTTCTGAAAACCAATTTTATAAACTATTAGCAGACTTCTTTAAGATTGATAAGCTATATCACGAAAAGCTAAAACAAGATATAAAAAGACGAGTAAGAGACGAAACTGTTTTTCTTCCAAAGCTTAACGATACTCTTCAAAAAGCAATCTTAGAACAGCTTAAATAGTTCTTATTAAATCTAAAACTGTTAAATTACATAGTTACTAACTATTTAGTAACAAAATGAATTACAACTTATTACTGAATTTTGCACCATAATTAAATGTCTAACAATTAAATTTTTAAATTATGGCAGAAACACAAGTAACACAGTTGTATGGTGTAAACCCACAGGATTTGTTAAATCCTTTAGAGAGTATTAAAACTCTCTTAATAGAGCTAAAAGAATTATTAAACCCTACTGACAAATGGCTAAGTCGAAAGGATGTAGCAGAAATGTTAGGAATCTCTATTGGTACAGTTCATAACTGGACAACAGCTGGGAGATTAAAATCATACGGAGGAGGAAGAAGAGTTTACTACAAGTCTTCCGAAGTAGAAAATGCTCTTGTTGAATTAAAAAGATAATGCTATGAAAACAGTCATTATCCAAAAAGCTCTTTTAAGCTCTTTAAGAGAGCTTTTGATTCAGCACAACCAATTTACTCAAAAACAGTTAAAACTCGATTACGCAATATTCTTTGTAAGCCGAATCAATAGCTTACCAACTTATTACAGAAATAACGAGCAAGAATATAATAAGATACGGCTAAGTTCTCAAATAATGAAAGAGTATTCAAGCAATTACAAAACTTACATTGATTTTTTAGTTAAGGAAGAATTGATAGTATTGATTAAGGAGTATGGAGCAGATATAAAAGAATGCAGAACTTATAAAATAGCTGATAAGTATTCTTGTGATGAAGTTGTAAGTTATCCGATTACAGATAAAAAATTACTTGGTAAGTTTACAGATAAAACAACAGCTGTAAAAGGAAAAGAAACCTGTAAAGCTCAAAGACCTCATCTTGTTAAATTCTTTGATGAGTATTTAGAAATAGATAGTCATAAGGCTTTTGATGTAGTAAAACCTTTTCGACTAAGTAATTATCCAAAATACATTCATAGCACACAACTTATAACCGAATTTCACACACAAGACTGGCATTTTTCCATTAAGCCTGAAACTGATAACAGATTACATAGCAGTTTAACAAGATTAAACAAGATTCTTAGAACATTTGTAACCTATAAAGGAAAGCATTTAGGCTGTATTGATATTCAGACTTCACAGCCTTATTTCTTTTCGGTTCTTTTAAAAGCAATTTTGTTAAAGGACAAAAGATTGTTAGAGAATATTGGAGCAACCTCATTACTCAAAAATGAACATATTGAGGGATTATTTGCTTTAAAAATTGACAGAGGTGAGGTAATAAAATTTGTTCACTTAGTTATAAGTGATAAAAAAGATTTTTACACCTTGATTCAGGAAGAGTTTGATATAACCTATGATAAAACAGGAAAACCTTTCAGAATGGTTACAAATTACTCTAATCGTAAAAAGAAAATAATTAATACGGAAAAACCGAGAAAGAAAGAAGTTTACGAATCTGAAAGAGATTTTGCTAAATCGGTTGTTATGGAGATTTTTTATAGTAGTTCTAAATCAACTGTTTCAGAGATAAAAATTTTCAAAGATAAATTTCCAAGTGTGTTCAAGATTATGAGTTACATAAAAAATGAATGTGTTGAGCTTTATACGTTATTAAGCCATATAGAAGCCTGTTGTCTATTAGATTGTGTTGCATTACGATTCAGCAAAAAATATCCTGATATTCCTTTATGGAGCATTCACGACAGCTTGGTAACAACAGAGAATTACCTACCTCTATTGAAAGAAGAAATAGAAAGACTGTTGTATGATATAACAACTTTAAAAGTAAATACTAAAATGGAATATTGGTAACAATAATAATAATAATAATAATAATAATAATAATAATAATAATAAGGAGTACCTGTAAAGAATATACTTGTATAGTATATACTATTATATAATAATCCTTTTACCCCCTAATGTTGCAGTTTTTCAAAATTAGGAGAAATTTTAAAATGCTAAATATTGATAATCAGTATTTAGCATTTTTTATTTTGTAACAACTTCGATGAGGTAGCAAGTAAAGGTGCTAAAGCAATTTGCCGTAACCTAAATGGAAAAAATATATCAGACAGCTGTTTTATAAATAGTTTTTGGAGAAGATTTCAAGACACTACAAAGGTTGTTTTGTCAATAAGAGTATTGTTGTTTCACAAGAGCAGAAAACGGCTAAAAACAAATCAATTGAG contains the following coding sequences:
- a CDS encoding RteC domain-containing protein; amino-acid sequence: MIPIEFTETARLQEELIRLESKFEQDALRVENPEFAERLEAYQHSSTKYELEPEEQYKRQINDSFKTEYKQLEEAQIYFLGCSNSLYTNHYESRLEAFKNSYPDAQEHNFIHDELQILINFELPNYLDVNLIKSIGYSIERNKEFLIKRLEELEFTVSFSIDKDGLETLSIKTNQKDLSISKQNISTLKWKANVTDLVELGMALIESKSINVGKGKDNLSENQFYKLLADFFKIDKLYHEKLKQDIKRRVRDETVFLPKLNDTLQKAILEQLK
- a CDS encoding helix-turn-helix domain-containing protein produces the protein MAETQVTQLYGVNPQDLLNPLESIKTLLIELKELLNPTDKWLSRKDVAEMLGISIGTVHNWTTAGRLKSYGGGRRVYYKSSEVENALVELKR